In a single window of the Streptomyces cinnabarinus genome:
- a CDS encoding TerD family protein, protein MTVNMTKGQAISLQKNDGGSLTAVRMGLGWQAAPRRGLFGSRTREVDLDASAVLFADKQPVDVVFFRHLVSDDGSVRHTGDNLVGGVGQGGDDEAVLVDLARVPVHIDQIVFTVNSFTGQTFQEVQNAFCRLVDETNGQELARYTLAGGGAYTAQIMAKVHRTGPGWTMTALGTPANGRTFQDLMPAILPHL, encoded by the coding sequence GTGACCGTCAACATGACCAAGGGTCAGGCCATCAGTCTGCAGAAGAACGACGGCGGCAGCCTGACCGCGGTGCGCATGGGTCTCGGCTGGCAGGCGGCCCCCCGGCGTGGCCTGTTCGGCTCGCGCACCCGTGAGGTCGACCTGGACGCCTCCGCCGTTCTGTTCGCCGACAAGCAGCCGGTCGACGTGGTCTTCTTCCGTCACCTGGTGAGCGACGACGGCTCGGTCCGGCACACCGGTGACAACCTGGTCGGCGGTGTCGGCCAGGGTGGCGACGACGAGGCAGTCCTCGTCGACCTGGCCCGCGTCCCGGTCCACATCGACCAGATCGTCTTCACCGTGAACTCCTTCACGGGCCAGACCTTCCAGGAGGTGCAGAACGCCTTCTGCCGTCTGGTCGACGAGACCAACGGCCAGGAGCTCGCCCGCTACACGCTCGCGGGCGGCGGCGCCTACACGGCCCAGATCATGGCCAAGGTGCACCGCACCGGCCCCGGCTGGACGATGACGGCCCTCGGCACTCCCGCCAACGGCCGTACCTTCCAGGACCTGATGCCGGCGATCCTGCCGCACCTGTAG